The Chryseolinea soli genome contains a region encoding:
- a CDS encoding arginine decarboxylase, which yields MKSYRELIEQTFEFPQKEFKVRDHELLFNDVPLMDIIKEYGTPLKLTYLPRISENIRYVQATFNNALERFKYNAKYTYCYCTKSSHFSFIMQEALKNKDVHMETSSSFDIPIVRALYEQGKLTKDTYILCNGFKMPLYRQYISELLNDDFNNCIPILDNLGEIDFYEENVKVPYKVGIRVAADEEPKFEFYTSRLGIRYSDINSFYKERIEKSDKASLKMLHFFINTGIKDTAYYWSELSRFIFKYCELKKICDSLDSIDIGGGFPIKTSLTFHYDYKYMIEQIVENIKWICDKNNVPVPNIFTEFGSYTVGESGAVLYSLVDQKLQNDKELWYMINGSFITHLPDAWGLNQKYILLALNKWDDPYHKVNIGGLTCDSMDYYNSEAHTGEVFLPMITDEEPLYIGFFHTGAYQESLGGYGGIQHCLIPAPKHVLIDRDEDGVITTQLFAPEQTSESMLRVLGYGK from the coding sequence ATGAAGAGTTATCGCGAGCTGATTGAGCAAACCTTTGAGTTTCCCCAGAAAGAATTTAAGGTGCGCGACCATGAATTGCTGTTCAACGATGTGCCCCTGATGGATATCATCAAGGAATATGGCACACCCTTGAAGCTGACGTATCTGCCCCGCATCAGCGAAAACATCCGCTATGTGCAGGCCACGTTCAACAACGCCCTGGAGCGTTTCAAATACAACGCCAAATACACGTATTGCTATTGTACAAAGTCCTCGCACTTCTCCTTCATCATGCAGGAGGCTTTGAAAAATAAGGACGTGCACATGGAAACCTCGTCGTCGTTCGACATTCCCATCGTGCGCGCGCTCTACGAGCAGGGTAAACTCACCAAGGACACCTACATTCTTTGCAACGGCTTCAAGATGCCGCTCTACCGTCAGTACATCAGCGAACTGCTGAACGACGACTTCAACAACTGCATTCCCATCCTGGACAATCTCGGCGAAATAGATTTCTACGAAGAGAATGTGAAGGTGCCCTACAAAGTGGGTATCCGCGTGGCCGCTGACGAAGAACCCAAGTTTGAGTTCTATACTTCGCGCCTGGGCATCCGCTACAGCGACATCAATTCGTTCTATAAGGAAAGGATCGAGAAGAGCGACAAGGCGTCGTTGAAGATGCTGCACTTCTTCATCAACACCGGGATCAAAGACACCGCCTATTACTGGAGCGAGCTCAGCCGCTTCATCTTCAAATACTGCGAACTGAAAAAGATCTGCGATTCGCTGGACTCCATCGACATCGGTGGCGGCTTCCCGATCAAAACATCGCTCACTTTCCACTACGACTACAAGTACATGATCGAACAGATCGTGGAAAACATCAAGTGGATCTGCGACAAGAACAACGTGCCCGTGCCCAACATCTTCACCGAGTTCGGCAGCTACACCGTTGGCGAAAGCGGCGCGGTATTGTATTCGCTCGTTGACCAGAAACTTCAAAACGACAAGGAGCTTTGGTATATGATCAACGGCTCGTTCATCACCCACTTGCCCGACGCCTGGGGACTGAACCAGAAATACATTTTGCTGGCGCTGAACAAATGGGATGACCCCTACCACAAAGTGAACATCGGCGGCCTCACCTGCGACAGCATGGACTATTACAACTCCGAAGCCCACACCGGTGAAGTGTTCCTTCCCATGATCACCGACGAGGAGCCGCTGTACATCGGGTTCTTCCACACCGGTGCATACCAGGAATCGCTGGGTGGCTATGGCGGCATTCAACATTGCCTCATCCCCGCCCCCAAACACGTGCTCATCGACCGTGATGAAGACGGGGTGATCACCACGCAGCTTTTCGCACCTGAACAGACGAGCGAAAGCATGCTGCGCGTGCTGGGATACGGAAAGTAA
- a CDS encoding DUF4412 domain-containing protein: MKKTLILLLLLTVTLAHAQSWEGIMNWTMKMEITDPQMKAQMEAAEKQMKDPATQAKMKEMQAKMEDPQFKAMMESNPQMKAQIENMLKAAQGGGGLSSMFPKGMQIKVKNNNSITKMDGGMMSNMEMLYLTDKNTAYRIDRENKTFSVMPQFTDKDKEKEKLDYKVTKTSETTKILGYTCTKFIVESTSQDPDAKKMAMKQFFWTTTDMKGIDLKSLSKQRMGNSQQALFYEQIEGVPLRIEMTMPQGHMAMEVTEIKKQSLPASDFEVPAGYKEVKSGF; encoded by the coding sequence ATGAAAAAGACACTGATCCTTCTTCTCCTTCTCACCGTCACACTCGCCCACGCGCAAAGCTGGGAGGGTATCATGAACTGGACCATGAAAATGGAGATCACCGACCCGCAAATGAAAGCCCAGATGGAAGCAGCGGAGAAACAAATGAAAGATCCTGCCACCCAGGCCAAAATGAAAGAGATGCAGGCCAAGATGGAAGATCCCCAGTTCAAGGCGATGATGGAATCCAACCCCCAAATGAAAGCCCAAATCGAAAATATGCTCAAGGCGGCGCAAGGCGGCGGTGGACTCAGCTCCATGTTCCCCAAGGGCATGCAGATCAAGGTAAAAAACAACAATTCTATCACCAAAATGGATGGTGGCATGATGTCCAACATGGAGATGCTGTACCTGACGGACAAAAACACTGCCTATCGCATCGACCGGGAGAACAAAACTTTTTCAGTGATGCCGCAATTCACGGATAAAGATAAAGAGAAGGAAAAACTGGACTATAAGGTGACCAAGACTTCCGAAACCACAAAGATCCTGGGCTATACCTGCACCAAGTTCATCGTGGAGTCTACCTCCCAAGATCCCGACGCCAAGAAGATGGCGATGAAGCAGTTCTTTTGGACCACGACCGACATGAAAGGCATCGATCTGAAAAGCCTCTCCAAGCAACGGATGGGCAATTCACAACAGGCTCTTTTCTATGAGCAGATCGAAGGCGTTCCGTTGAGAATAGAGATGACTATGCCTCAGGGGCATATGGCGATGGAAGTTACTGAGATCAAAAAACAATCGCTGCCCGCTTCTGATTTTGAAGTGCCGGCCGGATATAAAGAAGTGAAGTCGGGATTCTAG